A stretch of Candidatus Rokuibacteriota bacterium DNA encodes these proteins:
- the panB gene encoding 3-methyl-2-oxobutanoate hydroxymethyltransferase encodes METDARTKKRTINEVRRMKSLGEKIVVMTAYDYPMASLVEEAGVEVIFVGGSLGMVVLGYENTIPVTMEDILHHLKAVVRGARRALIVAPLPFGSYHVSNEQAIANAIRLMQAGADSAKTQGAGLTVERVRAITAANIPCVGHAGLTPQFIAKLGGHRAVGKTAEEARAIYDDCLALQDAGAWAIELECVPAALGKVICEKLSIPVISTGSGVDCDGQLLNLYDALGLYRRFKPRFAKQYVNLWEIALEHLRAYTGEVKGKAFPDDAHSIGMPEDELEKFLKTLP; translated from the coding sequence ATGGAAACGGATGCCAGGACGAAGAAGCGCACCATCAACGAGGTCCGGCGGATGAAGTCCCTGGGTGAGAAGATCGTCGTCATGACCGCCTACGACTATCCCATGGCGTCCCTCGTCGAGGAGGCCGGGGTGGAGGTCATCTTCGTCGGCGGCTCGCTCGGCATGGTGGTCCTCGGCTACGAGAACACCATCCCCGTCACCATGGAGGACATCCTCCACCACCTCAAGGCCGTCGTGCGGGGGGCGCGGCGCGCGCTCATCGTGGCCCCCCTCCCCTTCGGCTCCTACCACGTCTCCAACGAGCAGGCGATCGCGAACGCCATCCGCCTGATGCAGGCGGGCGCCGACAGCGCCAAGACCCAGGGCGCCGGCCTCACGGTCGAGCGCGTCCGGGCGATCACGGCGGCCAACATCCCCTGCGTGGGCCACGCCGGGCTCACCCCGCAGTTCATCGCCAAGCTCGGCGGGCACCGCGCCGTCGGCAAGACGGCGGAGGAGGCGCGCGCCATCTACGACGACTGCCTGGCCCTGCAGGACGCCGGCGCCTGGGCCATCGAGCTGGAGTGCGTGCCGGCCGCCCTCGGCAAGGTGATCTGCGAGAAGCTGTCCATCCCGGTCATCAGCACAGGCAGCGGGGTCGACTGCGACGGCCAGCTCTTGAACCTCTATGACGCGCTCGGCCTCTACCGGCGGTTCAAGCCGCGCTTCGCCAAGCAGTACGTCAACCTCTGGGAGATCGCGCTCGAGCACCTCAGGGCCTACACCGGTGAGGTGAAAGGCAAGGCCTTCCCCGACGACGCGCACTCCATCGGCATGCCGGAGGACGAGCTCGAGAAGTTCCTGAAGACCCTGCCCTGA
- a CDS encoding AMP-binding protein: MLDGVVSWPVEFAARYRARGYWGGVTLGEAFDRAVAAHADREAVVDGARRLSYRELGRLVDHLAHHLVRRGICGGRRAVFQLPNIWEFLVAYFGCLKVGAIPVCCLPAHRHAEIEYLARLTEAAAWFIPSEFRKFDYVAMAEELRGRLPDLREIFVAGDRAAPGMSRLADLLGDPDEERAPAAELAALRPEPADPAIFLLSGGTTGLPKAIPRTHDDYLYNSSAFAAATGFTGESVLLVSVPIAHNFPLGCPGAQGAILMGARVVLAPSPDPDTVFPLIRREGVTWIPAVPATMITWLNHPGFRRTELPSIRAIYVGGARLNPEPARRVLVEFGPVVGQVFGMAEGLLCCTRPGDPEEVFVETQGRPICPDDETRIVDEEGRDVAPGEVGELLCRGPYTIRGYYRAPEHNRAAFTPDGFYRTGDMVRFHPSGNLVVDGRKKDLINRGGEKINAEEVENLILAHPAVYNAAVVAMPDPVLGERTCACVILRPGASLTLAELVRFLEEKRIAKFKLPERLEMMERFPATAVGKISKANLRKEVAAKVAAEAQVA, encoded by the coding sequence ATGCTGGACGGCGTGGTCAGCTGGCCGGTGGAATTCGCTGCGCGGTACCGGGCGCGGGGCTACTGGGGCGGCGTCACCCTCGGCGAGGCCTTCGACCGGGCGGTGGCGGCCCACGCCGACAGGGAGGCGGTGGTGGACGGCGCGCGGCGCCTCAGCTACCGGGAGCTGGGGCGGCTCGTGGACCACCTGGCCCACCACTTAGTCCGCCGCGGGATCTGCGGCGGCCGGCGCGCCGTTTTCCAGCTTCCCAACATCTGGGAGTTCCTCGTCGCCTACTTCGGCTGCCTGAAGGTCGGCGCCATCCCTGTCTGCTGCCTGCCCGCTCACCGCCACGCCGAGATCGAGTACCTGGCCCGGCTCACCGAGGCCGCCGCCTGGTTCATCCCGTCGGAGTTTCGGAAGTTCGACTACGTGGCCATGGCCGAGGAGCTGCGGGGCCGCCTGCCGGACCTGCGCGAGATCTTCGTGGCGGGGGACCGCGCGGCTCCCGGGATGAGCCGCCTCGCCGATCTCCTCGGCGATCCCGACGAGGAGCGCGCGCCGGCGGCCGAGCTGGCGGCCCTGCGGCCGGAGCCGGCGGACCCCGCGATCTTCCTGCTCTCTGGGGGGACGACGGGACTGCCCAAGGCGATCCCCCGCACGCACGACGACTACCTCTACAATTCGTCCGCCTTCGCCGCCGCCACCGGCTTCACCGGGGAGAGCGTCCTCCTCGTTTCCGTGCCCATCGCGCACAACTTTCCCCTCGGGTGCCCCGGGGCCCAGGGGGCCATCCTGATGGGCGCCCGGGTAGTGCTGGCCCCTTCGCCGGACCCCGACACGGTCTTCCCGCTGATCCGGCGCGAGGGCGTCACCTGGATTCCCGCGGTGCCGGCCACGATGATCACATGGCTCAACCACCCGGGATTCCGGCGGACCGAGCTGCCCTCGATCCGGGCCATCTACGTCGGGGGCGCGCGGCTGAACCCCGAGCCGGCGCGCCGGGTGCTGGTGGAGTTCGGGCCCGTGGTCGGGCAGGTCTTCGGCATGGCCGAGGGTCTGCTGTGCTGCACGCGGCCGGGCGACCCGGAAGAGGTGTTCGTGGAGACCCAGGGCCGCCCGATCTGCCCCGACGACGAGACCCGGATCGTGGACGAGGAGGGGCGTGACGTTGCCCCCGGCGAGGTGGGCGAGCTGCTCTGCCGCGGCCCCTACACGATCCGTGGGTACTACAGGGCTCCGGAGCACAATCGGGCGGCCTTCACGCCGGATGGGTTCTACCGGACGGGGGACATGGTGCGCTTCCACCCCAGCGGTAATCTGGTGGTGGACGGGCGGAAGAAGGACCTGATCAACCGGGGCGGCGAGAAGATCAACGCCGAGGAGGTGGAGAACCTGATCCTTGCCCACCCGGCCGTCTACAACGCGGCCGTGGTGGCCATGCCCGACCCGGTGCTGGGCGAGCGGACCTGCGCCTGCGTGATCCTCCGCCCCGGGGCCAGCCTGACCCTGGCGGAGCTGGTCCGGTTCCTCGAGGAGAAGCGGATCGCCAAGTTCAAGCTGCCCGAGCGCCTGGAGATGATGGAGCGCTTCCCGGCCACCGCCGTGGGCAAGATCTCGAAGGCGAACCTCCGGAAGGAGGTGGCGGCAAAGGTCGCCGCCGAGGCCCAAGTCGCGTAA
- a CDS encoding xanthine dehydrogenase family protein molybdopterin-binding subunit has product MSEQGWIGQSVKRVEDYRLLTGRGAYIDDHPPVANLWHAAIVRSPHAHARILGYDLSAALAMDGVIGAITGADVLRHSKPFAVGVTAPVQYFCTATDKARFVGEPVAVVVARDRYVAEDAADRVQVRYEPLPAVVDPERALEPDAPVLHEAVGSNLANHRHLVYGDPDQAFRDADVVIKERFTFPKYGSTPIETYGVVARWDTLDDVCTVWSNFMGPFIMHPLTARVLGLPENRLRFIVPPDIGGSFGIKSLIYPYIALIALASKLTGVAVKWIEDRREHLLASSTGTDRVAYRELAAKRDGTILGMRFRWFDNVGGYVRSPEPGCSFRPTGNFVGPYAFQHLEVDASTVMTNKCLTGPNRGYACGHLYFETEGMMDRLADTLQIDPVEVRRKNLIPASAMPYRTPTGGLYDSGDYPKAFDKALELAKYDELRREQARARAAGRYFGIGLALAVDPSVSNMGYVATALDPQFRAKPEYLPKSGGVDAATVKVDPLGRVIAILGTTPQGQGHQTVVSQIVADELGSRPEDVTVVDEMDTFTRVWSISSGTYASRFGSVGTTAVALAARKLKAKLVAYAAHLMDMPAAELEFRDGAVRPKTGTGPSYSVKDLAGRAHWNTESLPEGMEPGLQATAVFGFTVAKAVDAQDRVNSSCTYGFIAEVMAVEVDPETAAIKILRYATVHDAGTIINPMIAEGQIYGGALHGLGGALYEELAYDEDGQLLTGTFMDYLVPTASEAPTIEIAHVISPSPLTLLGSKGLGESSSMTVPAVIAGAVSDALAPLGLRITDLPMAPSKLWRAIERAGRSHTAPAAGHPGPKPAQRPPRP; this is encoded by the coding sequence ATGAGCGAGCAGGGCTGGATCGGCCAGTCGGTCAAGCGGGTCGAGGACTACCGGCTTCTCACCGGGCGCGGCGCCTACATCGATGACCACCCGCCCGTCGCCAACCTCTGGCATGCCGCCATCGTCCGCTCGCCGCATGCGCATGCGCGGATCCTCGGCTACGACCTCTCCGCCGCCCTCGCGATGGACGGCGTCATCGGCGCCATCACGGGCGCCGACGTCCTCAGGCACTCGAAGCCCTTCGCCGTGGGCGTCACGGCGCCCGTCCAGTACTTCTGCACGGCGACCGACAAGGCGCGCTTCGTCGGCGAGCCCGTGGCCGTCGTGGTGGCCCGCGACCGCTACGTCGCCGAGGACGCCGCGGATCGGGTGCAGGTGCGCTACGAGCCGCTGCCGGCGGTCGTGGACCCGGAGCGCGCCCTCGAGCCCGACGCACCCGTGCTCCACGAGGCGGTCGGCTCGAACCTGGCGAACCACCGCCACCTCGTCTACGGCGATCCGGACCAGGCCTTCCGCGACGCCGACGTCGTCATCAAGGAGCGCTTCACCTTCCCGAAGTACGGCTCGACGCCGATCGAGACGTACGGCGTCGTCGCCCGGTGGGACACGCTCGACGACGTCTGCACCGTGTGGTCGAACTTCATGGGGCCGTTCATCATGCACCCGCTCACGGCGCGGGTGCTGGGGCTGCCCGAGAACCGGCTCCGCTTCATCGTCCCGCCGGACATCGGCGGGAGCTTCGGCATCAAGTCGCTGATCTATCCGTACATCGCGCTGATCGCACTGGCCTCCAAGCTGACGGGCGTCGCCGTGAAGTGGATCGAGGATCGCCGTGAGCACCTCCTGGCCTCCTCGACCGGCACCGACCGCGTGGCCTACCGCGAGCTGGCGGCGAAGCGCGACGGGACCATCCTCGGCATGCGCTTCCGCTGGTTCGACAATGTCGGCGGGTACGTCCGCAGCCCGGAGCCGGGCTGCAGCTTCCGTCCGACGGGCAACTTCGTCGGCCCCTACGCGTTCCAGCACCTCGAGGTCGACGCCTCGACGGTGATGACGAACAAGTGCCTCACGGGGCCGAACCGCGGCTACGCCTGTGGCCACCTCTACTTCGAGACCGAGGGCATGATGGACCGCCTCGCCGACACGCTCCAGATCGATCCCGTCGAGGTGCGGCGGAAGAACCTGATTCCGGCGTCGGCCATGCCGTACCGCACCCCGACGGGCGGTCTCTACGACAGCGGCGACTACCCGAAGGCCTTCGACAAGGCGCTCGAGCTCGCGAAGTACGACGAGCTCCGGCGCGAGCAGGCGCGAGCGCGCGCGGCCGGGCGCTACTTCGGCATCGGCCTGGCGCTCGCGGTGGACCCCTCGGTCTCCAACATGGGCTACGTCGCGACCGCGCTCGACCCGCAGTTCCGCGCCAAGCCCGAGTACCTGCCGAAGTCGGGAGGCGTGGACGCGGCGACGGTGAAGGTGGACCCGCTCGGCCGCGTCATCGCGATCCTCGGGACGACGCCCCAGGGCCAGGGGCACCAGACGGTCGTCTCCCAGATCGTCGCCGATGAGCTGGGCTCCCGCCCCGAGGACGTCACCGTGGTGGACGAGATGGACACCTTCACCCGCGTGTGGTCCATCTCCTCCGGCACCTACGCGAGCCGCTTCGGCTCCGTGGGGACGACCGCCGTCGCCCTCGCCGCCCGCAAGCTGAAGGCGAAGCTCGTCGCGTACGCGGCCCACCTCATGGACATGCCCGCCGCGGAGCTCGAGTTCCGCGACGGCGCGGTGCGGCCGAAGACCGGCACCGGCCCGTCCTACTCGGTCAAGGACCTCGCCGGCCGCGCCCACTGGAACACGGAATCGCTCCCGGAGGGGATGGAGCCCGGGCTGCAGGCCACGGCCGTGTTCGGCTTCACGGTGGCGAAGGCGGTGGATGCCCAGGACCGCGTGAACTCCTCCTGCACCTACGGCTTCATCGCCGAGGTGATGGCGGTGGAGGTGGACCCGGAGACGGCGGCGATCAAGATCCTCCGATACGCCACGGTGCACGACGCCGGCACCATCATCAACCCGATGATCGCCGAGGGCCAGATCTACGGCGGCGCCCTTCACGGGCTCGGCGGCGCGCTCTACGAGGAGCTCGCGTACGACGAGGACGGCCAGCTCCTCACGGGGACCTTCATGGACTATCTCGTGCCCACGGCCAGCGAGGCGCCCACCATCGAGATCGCCCACGTCATCTCGCCCTCCCCGCTCACGCTCCTGGGCTCCAAGGGACTGGGCGAGTCCTCGTCCATGACCGTGCCCGCCGTGATCGCCGGAGCCGTGAGCGACGCGCTGGCGCCGCTCGGGCTCAGGATCACCGACCTGCCGATGGCGCCCTCAAAGCTGTGGAGGGCGATCGAGCGGGCAGGGCGCAGCCACACCGCGCCTGCAGCAGGCCACCCAGGGCCGAAGCCGGCCCAGCGTCCCCCGCGACCATGA
- a CDS encoding xanthine dehydrogenase family protein subunit M encodes MKPPKFDYHAPAAIEQAIELLGRYGGDAKVLAGGQSLMPLLNFRLSRPAALVDLNRIPSLAYIREQAGQVRFGAMTRQRAIEFSPVVRARVPLLGEATRWVGHLPIRTRGTIGGSIAHADPSAEYPAVLTALEGEVVARGPRGERIVKAPDFFQTYLTTSLTPDEILVEVRMRAMPAGAGYAFEEFARRHGDFAIVGIAAVVAKDGARCALARLVAAGAGPVPTRLRAAEEILEHEGLSDAAIEAASRRAAEAVSPDTDIHASADYRRHLTAVLTKRALTRALGVTRV; translated from the coding sequence ATGAAGCCGCCGAAATTCGACTACCACGCGCCGGCGGCCATCGAGCAAGCGATCGAGCTGCTCGGCCGCTACGGGGGCGACGCGAAGGTGCTGGCGGGCGGCCAGAGCCTCATGCCGCTCCTCAACTTCCGGCTGAGCCGCCCGGCGGCGCTCGTGGATCTGAACCGGATCCCATCGCTCGCCTACATCAGGGAGCAGGCCGGACAGGTCCGGTTCGGCGCGATGACGCGCCAGCGCGCCATCGAGTTCTCGCCGGTGGTCCGGGCGCGCGTGCCCCTCCTCGGGGAGGCCACGCGCTGGGTGGGGCACCTGCCGATCCGCACGCGGGGCACGATCGGCGGCTCGATCGCCCACGCCGACCCGTCGGCCGAGTACCCGGCCGTGCTCACCGCGCTCGAGGGCGAGGTGGTCGCGCGCGGTCCCCGCGGCGAGCGCATCGTCAAGGCGCCGGATTTTTTCCAGACCTACCTCACGACGAGCCTCACCCCCGACGAGATCCTGGTCGAGGTGCGGATGCGGGCGATGCCCGCCGGTGCCGGCTACGCGTTCGAGGAGTTCGCGCGGCGCCACGGCGACTTCGCGATCGTCGGGATCGCCGCCGTGGTCGCGAAGGACGGTGCGCGCTGCGCGCTCGCGCGGCTGGTCGCGGCGGGAGCGGGCCCGGTGCCCACCCGCCTGCGCGCGGCCGAGGAGATCCTCGAGCACGAGGGCCTGAGCGACGCCGCCATCGAGGCCGCCTCCCGGCGGGCCGCCGAGGCCGTCAGCCCGGATACCGACATCCACGCCTCAGCCGACTACCGCCGCCACCTCACCGCCGTGCTCACGAAGCGCGCCCTCACGCGCGCGCTGGGAGTCACCCGTGTCTGA